The genomic window CCAGCCGCACAAACGAGATAGCCGTCGGGACATGGGCCCAGAAGTGCGCCAGCAGCGCAAAGGCAATAGCAACCAGCACTTGGCTACCAAACTTCGCCGTCTTGGTCAGGCCAAGGCTACGGCGATTGCGAACCTTGAGTAGGTCATCGATCAACCCAATAATCCCGGAGAAGATGGTGACGCCGACGACAAGGACTCCAGAGCGAGAAAAACTCACTCCGAGATGGATGTGCACAAGCAGATAGCTCAGCACGATGGCGATGAGAATAGCGATGCCACCCATCGTCGGCGTACCTGCCTTCACGAGATGTCGACTCGGTCCATCCTCGCGGATCTGCTGGCCAACGCCGCGCGAACGCTGCCGATCGATCAGGATTGGGGTGACAAAGATAGCGATGATGAGCGCGAGTCCGCTGCCGGTAAGGATAGGGATCAACGTTGGTCATCCCGCAACTCAAGCACCGCCCGCAACGCCTCATCGTAGTCATCAAAGTCATAACTCGCCAATCCAATGCGTTGGCTACGCTCATGTCCCTTACCAGCGATGACCAAGACGTCCTCATCACAGAGCTCATCCACCGCGGTACGAATCGCCAACCGACGATCGAGAATGATCCGCGGCCTTGTGGTAGCGACCCATCCCGCCGCGATATCGTCAGCGATGGTCTGGGGGTCCTCTGAGCGAGGGTTATCGCTCGTGATAATCACGACGTCAGCAAGACGTTCCGCGGTCGCGCCCATGAGTGGTCTTTTCCCGTGGTCGCGCTCCCCGCCGGCACCGAACACCACCATGAGCCTACCGGCACGGCCAAGCGACAGCCGTGCCGCCGTCAACACCTGTTCTAGCGCCCCTGGCGAGTGGGCGTAGTCGATAAAGATCGATCCATGCCGACTGGGGACACGCTCGAGCCGGCCCCGAGGTGCCTGAACCTCTCGAGCCACCTCCACCAAATCATGGAGCTCGAACCCGAGGGTCTCTAAGGCGATCAACGCCATGTGCAGATTCACGAGGTTATGGTGCCCGATTAGCGGTGCGGCAAAGCGATGGCCGCGTAGATCGAAGCTCAAGCCATAAGGACCAAGGGTGATCTGGCTCAGCTCGGCATCGGAGACACCGACGACCGGTATCTGGGCCCTCTCCAATAGACGTTGTCCCCACGTGTCATCGGCATTGATCACCCCAAGTTTGGCATAGCTTGGATGAAATAGCGAAGCCTTGGCCGCGAAGTACTCCTCCATCGATGGGTGAAAGTCAAGATGGTCTTGGCTCAAGTTGGTAAACATGGCGACCTCGACGTTAAGGTACCGGACCCGATCCATGGAGAGCGCAATCGAGGAGATCTCCATCGCCGCGTAGCTTCTCCCCTCAGCGACGAAGGTGGCGAGCCGACGGGCGATCTCCGGAGCCTCCGGTGTTGTAAGACGCCCCCACAATGTCCCCATCGTGCCTACCCCATAGCCGAGAAGACTGAGCATCTCTGAGACGAGCGAGACTGTGGTGGTCTTACCGTTGGTGCCGGTCACACCGACTACCTTGAGTCGCTTTGAGGGCTCCCCATAGA from Ferrimicrobium sp. includes these protein-coding regions:
- a CDS encoding UDP-N-acetylmuramoyl-L-alanyl-D-glutamate--2,6-diaminopimelate ligase, whose amino-acid sequence is MGETRHVAMTLGELTRQLHAQLIGQGREGATAIGIAMDHRLVNAGDIFAVVPGAHVDPRIFVGEAERKGAMALLVTQPVAETTLPQIVVDPARVRDCVALASQLVYGEPSKRLKVVGVTGTNGKTTTVSLVSEMLSLLGYGVGTMGTLWGRLTTPEAPEIARRLATFVAEGRSYAAMEISSIALSMDRVRYLNVEVAMFTNLSQDHLDFHPSMEEYFAAKASLFHPSYAKLGVINADDTWGQRLLERAQIPVVGVSDAELSQITLGPYGLSFDLRGHRFAAPLIGHHNLVNLHMALIALETLGFELHDLVEVAREVQAPRGRLERVPSRHGSIFIDYAHSPGALEQVLTAARLSLGRAGRLMVVFGAGGERDHGKRPLMGATAERLADVVIITSDNPRSEDPQTIADDIAAGWVATTRPRIILDRRLAIRTAVDELCDEDVLVIAGKGHERSQRIGLASYDFDDYDEALRAVLELRDDQR